A genomic region of Haliotis asinina isolate JCU_RB_2024 chromosome 1, JCU_Hal_asi_v2, whole genome shotgun sequence contains the following coding sequences:
- the LOC137256560 gene encoding glutathione S-transferase theta-1-like, with amino-acid sequence MALKVYYDLLSQPSRAVYMFVKLNKIPFEDKPVALRKGEHFTEEFAKINPFNLVPVIDDNGFKLTESVAILKYLSCKYNLPDHWYPRTDLRAQARVDEYCNWQHVNTRGSAAMLFRHLLIIPKAKNQPIDMGKVEKCRESVRTVIAGLEKYYLKSQPFLCGNDISIADILGACELLQLYAVHEENLYESSPVVKAWMQRVRERLQPAFDEASKMVYRTREVTKSSLGSNL; translated from the exons ATGGCGTTGAAAGTGTACTATGATTTGCTGTCTCAGCCATCCAGAGCTGTTTATATGTTTGTAAAGTTAAACAAGATACCATTTGAAGATAAACCAGTTGCGTTACGAAAAG GTGAACACTTCACTGAGGAATTTGCAAAGATCAACCCCTTTAATTTGGTGCCAGTTATTGATGATAATGGATTCAAGCTGACTGAGAG TGTGGCCATTCTGAAATACCTCTCCTGTAAATACAACTTGCCTGACCACTGGTACCCACGTACTGACCTCCGCGCTCAGGCCAGAGTTGATGAATACTGCAACTGGCAACATGTTAACACCAGGGGCAGCGCTGCCATGCTCTTTCGACACCTT CTGATAATCCCCAAGGCTAAGAATCAGCCAATCGACATGGGTAAGGTAGAAAAATGTCGGGAAAGCGTTCGTACAGTTATTGCTGGTTTGGAGAAATATTACTTGAAATCCCAGCCATTTCTCTGTGGAAATGACATCTCCATAGCGGACATCCTCGGAGCTTGTGAACTTCTCCAGCTGTATGCAGTCCATGAGGAGAACCTTTACGAGAGCAGTCCCGTGGTTAAGGCTTGGATgcagagagtgagagagaggctGCAGCCAGCATTTGACGAAGCCAGCAAGATGGTGTATCGGACCCGTGAAGTCACAAAGTCTTCTCTTGGTTCTAATCTGTGA